A single region of the Pseudomonas sp. B21-023 genome encodes:
- the iscX gene encoding Fe-S cluster assembly protein IscX: MSLKWVDVLEIAIQLAESKPEVDPHYVNFVDLRAWVMALPEFDDDPSRCGEKVLEAIQAAWIEEAD; this comes from the coding sequence ATGAGTCTGAAATGGGTTGATGTACTTGAGATCGCCATCCAGCTTGCGGAAAGCAAGCCCGAGGTCGATCCTCATTACGTGAATTTCGTCGATCTGCGTGCCTGGGTAATGGCGCTACCTGAATTCGATGACGATCCATCGCGTTGCGGTGAGAAGGTTCTCGAGGCCATCCAGGCGGCCTGGATCGAAGAAGCCGACTGA
- the ndk gene encoding nucleoside-diphosphate kinase — translation MAVQRTFSIIKPDAVAKNVIGEITTRFEKAGLRVVASKMKQLSKAEAEGFYAEHKERGFFGDLVAFMTSGPVVVQVLEGENAILANRELMGATNPKEAAAGTIRADFAESIDANAVHGSDSEAAAAREIAYFFAATEVTTR, via the coding sequence ATGGCTGTTCAACGTACTTTCTCCATCATCAAGCCTGACGCCGTTGCCAAGAACGTCATCGGCGAGATCACCACTCGCTTCGAGAAAGCCGGCCTGCGCGTCGTCGCTTCGAAAATGAAGCAGCTGTCCAAAGCCGAAGCCGAAGGCTTCTACGCTGAGCACAAAGAGCGCGGCTTCTTCGGTGACCTGGTTGCCTTCATGACTTCGGGCCCTGTTGTTGTGCAGGTTCTGGAAGGCGAAAACGCCATTCTGGCCAACCGTGAGCTGATGGGCGCCACCAACCCTAAAGAAGCTGCTGCCGGCACCATCCGTGCTGACTTCGCCGAGTCGATCGACGCCAACGCTGTTCACGGTTCGGACTCCGAAGCCGCTGCCGCTCGCGAAATCGCTTACTTCTTCGCTGCTACCGAGGTAACCACTCGCTAA
- the rlmN gene encoding 23S rRNA (adenine(2503)-C(2))-methyltransferase RlmN — MTTSTDKINLLGLTLAEMEQFFDSIGEKRFRAGQVMKWIHHFGVDDFAAMTNVGKVLREKLEAVAEIRGPEVVSEDISADGTRKWVIRVASGSCVETVYIPTDDRGTLCVSSQAGCALDCSFCSTGKQGFNSNLTAAEVIGQVWLANKSFGTVPAKIDRAITNVVMMGMGEPLLNFDNVIAAMKIMMEDLGYGISKRRVTLSTSGVVPMIDELAKHIDVSLALSLHAPNDELRNKLVPINKKYPLKMLLESCMGYMSTLGGKRVLTIEYTLLKDVNDQPEHAAQMIELLRDVPCKINLIPFNPFPHSGYERPSNNAIRRFQDLLHHGGFNVTTRTTRGDDIDAACGQLVGQVNDRTRRSERYIAVRQLAADEPQDSAARP; from the coding sequence ATGACGACATCGACTGACAAGATCAACCTGCTGGGGCTTACCCTGGCGGAAATGGAACAGTTCTTCGACTCAATCGGGGAGAAGCGCTTCCGTGCCGGTCAGGTGATGAAATGGATTCACCACTTTGGCGTCGATGATTTCGCCGCCATGACGAACGTCGGCAAGGTCTTGCGCGAAAAGCTCGAGGCCGTTGCCGAAATTCGGGGCCCGGAAGTGGTCAGCGAAGACATTTCCGCCGACGGCACCCGCAAGTGGGTGATCCGCGTTGCCTCCGGCAGCTGCGTCGAGACCGTCTACATCCCCACCGACGATCGCGGCACGCTGTGCGTGTCGTCGCAAGCCGGCTGCGCCCTGGACTGCAGTTTCTGCTCCACCGGCAAGCAAGGCTTCAACAGCAACCTCACCGCCGCCGAAGTGATCGGCCAGGTGTGGCTTGCGAACAAATCCTTCGGGACCGTCCCGGCCAAGATCGACCGCGCGATTACCAACGTGGTCATGATGGGCATGGGCGAGCCCTTGCTGAATTTCGACAATGTCATCGCCGCCATGAAGATCATGATGGAAGATCTGGGCTATGGCATTTCCAAGCGGCGCGTCACCCTGTCCACCTCGGGCGTGGTGCCGATGATCGACGAGCTGGCCAAGCACATCGATGTGTCCCTGGCCCTGTCGCTGCACGCGCCGAATGATGAGCTGCGCAACAAGCTGGTGCCGATCAACAAGAAGTACCCGCTGAAGATGCTGCTGGAGTCGTGCATGGGCTATATGTCCACCCTCGGCGGCAAGCGCGTGCTCACCATCGAGTACACCCTGCTCAAGGACGTCAACGACCAGCCCGAGCACGCCGCGCAGATGATCGAACTGCTGCGCGATGTGCCGTGCAAGATCAACCTGATCCCGTTCAACCCGTTCCCGCATTCCGGCTATGAGCGGCCGAGCAACAATGCCATCCGCCGCTTCCAGGACCTGTTGCACCACGGCGGCTTCAACGTGACCACGCGCACTACCCGCGGTGACGACATCGACGCCGCGTGCGGTCAGCTGGTGGGCCAGGTCAACGACCGCACTCGCCGCAGCGAGCGCTACATCGCGGTGCGCCAGTTGGCCGCCGACGAGCCGCAAGACAGCGCCGCGCGCCCCTGA
- the pilW gene encoding type IV pilus biogenesis/stability protein PilW, with protein sequence MSLRIALSILTLSLLAGCVSGGAGDPLANRQGREAAGQAYVQLGLGYLQQGLTERAKAPLAKALALDARDADAHAALALVFQAEDEPALAGEHFDKALAIRPDDSRIRNNYGSFLYAQGRFDEAHAMFLQAAADTLYPERSRVYENLGLTALKRGQGDQAREYLEKALRLNQRQPKALLEMAELSYENRHYVPARNYYDRFSQLSDQNARSLLLGHRLALALDEQGTAARLGQQLQRLYPGTPEYQQYLSEQR encoded by the coding sequence ATGAGCCTGCGCATCGCGCTGTCGATCCTGACGCTTTCGCTGCTGGCCGGCTGCGTGTCCGGAGGCGCGGGCGACCCCCTGGCCAACCGCCAGGGGCGCGAGGCGGCGGGGCAGGCCTATGTACAGTTGGGCTTGGGTTATTTGCAACAAGGTTTGACCGAACGCGCCAAGGCCCCTCTGGCCAAGGCCCTGGCCCTCGACGCCCGCGACGCCGATGCCCATGCCGCGCTCGCCCTGGTGTTCCAGGCCGAGGATGAGCCCGCCCTGGCCGGCGAACATTTCGACAAAGCCCTGGCCATCCGCCCGGATGACTCGCGAATCCGTAACAACTACGGCAGTTTCCTATATGCTCAGGGCCGTTTCGACGAAGCCCACGCGATGTTCCTCCAGGCCGCCGCCGATACCCTGTATCCTGAGCGTTCGCGCGTCTACGAGAACCTCGGGCTCACCGCCTTGAAGCGGGGGCAGGGCGATCAGGCCCGCGAATACCTGGAAAAGGCCCTTCGGCTGAATCAGCGGCAACCGAAGGCTTTGCTCGAAATGGCTGAGTTGTCCTACGAAAACAGGCATTATGTGCCGGCCCGGAATTACTACGATCGATTCAGCCAGCTGAGCGACCAGAATGCCCGCAGCTTGCTGCTGGGCCATCGCCTGGCACTTGCCCTTGACGAGCAGGGCACCGCGGCCCGCTTGGGCCAGCAATTACAACGACTTTATCCCGGTACGCCGGAATATCAGCAATACCTGTCGGAGCAACGATGA
- a CDS encoding RodZ domain-containing protein: MKAAHTEVAAATRQNPGDVLRQAREKREWSQAEVARKLNLTVSSLNNLENGAFDKLPGHTFARGYIRAYAKLMDMDQAPLVEAFDQITGTHAKGSEVHALGRIEEPVRLSHNILRVVSLLLLVAVVGGGFFWWQDQSNLRGKDLAKIALEHVEVESADGTTQIHPLDEPEDQAVSEGQQAEGQALPLEPNSAEQTPVAEAQAPVASVAPATPATSAAPTAAAPVAPVVAPAAPAVVIPAAPAAAAPTTAVAATAAVAPAAPAEATPAPAGSAKVRIQFTADCWTQVTDGNGKVLFSAIKRKGDSLELTGKPPFAVRLGFARGAQVSYNGQAVDVAPFTSGETARLKLGQ, translated from the coding sequence ATGAAAGCCGCGCACACTGAAGTAGCAGCAGCGACTCGCCAGAACCCCGGTGACGTCTTGCGCCAGGCCCGCGAAAAACGCGAATGGAGCCAGGCCGAGGTCGCTCGCAAGCTCAACCTCACGGTATCTTCGCTGAACAACCTGGAAAACGGCGCCTTCGACAAGCTGCCCGGGCATACCTTCGCCCGTGGCTACATCCGCGCCTACGCCAAGCTGATGGACATGGACCAGGCGCCCCTGGTCGAGGCCTTCGACCAGATCACCGGGACCCATGCCAAAGGCAGTGAGGTGCACGCGCTCGGCCGTATCGAAGAGCCGGTGCGCCTGTCGCACAACATCCTGCGCGTGGTCAGCCTGTTGCTGCTGGTCGCCGTGGTCGGCGGCGGTTTCTTCTGGTGGCAGGACCAGAGCAACCTGCGCGGCAAGGACCTGGCCAAGATCGCCCTGGAGCACGTCGAGGTCGAGAGCGCCGACGGTACCACGCAGATTCACCCGCTGGACGAGCCGGAAGACCAGGCCGTGAGCGAGGGCCAGCAGGCCGAAGGCCAGGCCCTGCCGCTGGAACCGAACAGCGCCGAGCAGACACCGGTCGCCGAGGCCCAGGCGCCAGTCGCCTCCGTGGCACCTGCAACGCCAGCCACCAGCGCCGCGCCGACTGCCGCCGCGCCTGTGGCACCGGTTGTCGCGCCAGCCGCGCCTGCCGTGGTCATCCCCGCCGCGCCTGCCGCCGCCGCGCCAACCACAGCCGTCGCGGCCACCGCTGCGGTCGCACCGGCTGCGCCCGCTGAAGCCACGCCGGCCCCGGCCGGCAGCGCCAAGGTTCGTATCCAATTCACCGCCGATTGCTGGACCCAGGTCACCGACGGCAACGGCAAGGTGCTGTTCAGCGCCATCAAGCGCAAGGGCGACAGCCTGGAACTGACCGGCAAGCCACCGTTCGCGGTGCGCCTGGGCTTCGCCCGTGGCGCCCAGGTGAGCTACAACGGCCAGGCGGTCGATGTCGCCCCGTTCACCAGTGGCGAAACCGCTCGCCTGAAGTTGGGACAGTAA
- the ispG gene encoding flavodoxin-dependent (E)-4-hydroxy-3-methylbut-2-enyl-diphosphate synthase — MHGESPIKRRESRKIWVGNVPVGGDAPIAVQSMTNTDTNDVAATVAQIQRLVDAGVDIVRVSVPDMDAAEAFGKIKKLVSVPLVADIHFDYKIALRVAELGVDCLRINPGNIGREDRVRAVVDAARDRGIPIRIGVNAGSLEKDLQKKYGEPTPAALVESALRHVEHLDRLDFQDFKVSVKASDVFMAVEAYRLLARQIIQPLHLGITEAGGLRSGTVKSAVGLGMLLAEGIGDTIRISLAADPVEEVKVGYDILKSLHLRSRGINFIACPSCSRQNFDVVKTMNELEGRLEDLLVPLDVAVIGCVVNGPGEAKESHVGLTGGTPNLVYIDGKPSQKLNNDNLVDELEKLIRQKAAEKAEADAALIARG; from the coding sequence ATGCACGGCGAATCTCCGATCAAACGTCGCGAATCCCGCAAGATCTGGGTCGGCAATGTGCCGGTGGGTGGTGATGCGCCCATCGCGGTGCAGAGCATGACCAACACCGACACCAACGATGTCGCCGCCACCGTGGCGCAGATCCAGCGCCTGGTCGATGCCGGCGTGGACATCGTCCGTGTCTCGGTACCGGACATGGACGCCGCCGAGGCGTTCGGCAAAATCAAGAAACTGGTCAGCGTGCCATTGGTCGCCGACATCCATTTCGACTACAAGATCGCTCTGCGCGTGGCCGAACTGGGCGTCGACTGCCTGCGCATCAACCCGGGCAATATCGGCCGTGAAGACCGTGTGCGCGCCGTGGTCGATGCCGCCCGCGACCGTGGCATCCCGATCCGCATTGGCGTCAACGCAGGCTCCCTGGAAAAGGACCTGCAGAAGAAGTACGGCGAGCCGACCCCGGCGGCGCTGGTCGAGTCGGCCCTGCGCCATGTCGAGCACCTTGACCGCCTGGATTTCCAGGACTTCAAGGTCAGCGTCAAGGCCTCCGACGTGTTCATGGCCGTCGAAGCCTACCGCCTGCTGGCCAGGCAGATCATCCAGCCGCTGCACTTAGGCATCACCGAAGCCGGCGGCCTGCGCTCGGGGACGGTGAAATCCGCCGTCGGCCTAGGTATGCTGCTGGCCGAAGGCATCGGTGACACCATCCGCATTTCCCTGGCGGCCGATCCGGTCGAGGAAGTGAAGGTCGGCTACGACATCCTCAAGTCGCTGCACCTGCGTTCCCGTGGCATCAACTTCATCGCCTGCCCGAGCTGCTCGCGGCAGAACTTCGATGTGGTCAAGACCATGAACGAACTGGAAGGGCGCCTGGAGGACCTGCTGGTGCCGCTGGACGTGGCGGTGATCGGTTGCGTGGTCAACGGCCCGGGCGAGGCCAAGGAGTCGCACGTGGGCCTGACCGGCGGCACGCCGAACCTGGTGTATATCGACGGCAAGCCATCGCAGAAGCTGAACAACGACAACCTGGTCGACGAGCTGGAAAAGCTCATCCGCCAGAAAGCGGCCGAGAAGGCCGAGGCCGACGCGGCGCTGATCGCCCGCGGCTGA
- the hisS gene encoding histidine--tRNA ligase has translation MSKSLQAIRGMNDILPDQSPLWRYFEGTVAGLLDSYGYSQIRTPIVEFTELFKRSIGEVTDIVEKEMYTFEDRNGDSLTLRPEGTAACVRAVLEHGITGNGQVQKLWYIGQMFRHERPQKGRYRQFHQIGVEVFNLDGPDVDAELIMLTWRLWGLLGIQDAVELQLNSLGTSAARARYRDALVEYLSARLEQLDEDSQRRLKSNPLRILDSKDQNTQAVLVGAPKLEDYLDEESRVHFEGLKARLDAAGIPFVINTKLVRGLDYYSKTVFEWVTDKLGAQGTVCAGGRYDGLVEQMGGKPTPGVGFAMGIERLILLLETLGKVPESISRTIDVYLCAFGEQAELAGLRLSESLRDLQPNLRLAVNAGGGSFKSQFKKADKSGALFALILGDDELAKQEIGVKPLRGQGEQQNIAWDALAAHLETAIAQA, from the coding sequence GTGAGCAAATCGCTGCAAGCCATCCGTGGCATGAACGACATCCTGCCCGACCAGTCGCCGCTGTGGCGCTACTTCGAGGGCACCGTGGCCGGCTTGCTGGACAGCTACGGCTACAGCCAGATCCGCACGCCGATCGTCGAGTTCACCGAGCTGTTCAAGCGCTCTATCGGTGAAGTCACCGATATCGTCGAGAAGGAGATGTACACCTTCGAGGACCGCAACGGCGACTCGCTCACCCTGCGCCCCGAAGGCACCGCCGCCTGCGTGCGTGCCGTGCTCGAGCACGGCATTACCGGCAACGGCCAGGTGCAGAAGCTCTGGTACATCGGCCAGATGTTCCGCCACGAGCGGCCGCAGAAGGGCCGCTACCGCCAGTTCCACCAGATCGGCGTGGAGGTGTTCAACCTCGACGGCCCGGACGTCGACGCCGAACTCATCATGCTGACGTGGCGCCTGTGGGGCTTGCTGGGTATCCAGGATGCGGTCGAACTGCAGCTCAACAGCCTGGGCACCAGCGCAGCCCGCGCGCGTTACCGCGATGCGCTGGTCGAGTACCTGTCGGCCCGCCTCGAACAACTGGACGAAGACAGCCAGCGCCGCCTGAAGAGCAACCCGCTGCGCATCCTCGACAGCAAGGACCAGAACACCCAGGCGGTACTGGTTGGCGCACCGAAGCTCGAAGACTACCTGGACGAAGAGTCCCGCGTGCACTTCGAGGGCCTGAAGGCCCGCCTGGACGCCGCCGGCATTCCGTTCGTGATCAACACCAAGCTGGTCCGCGGCTTGGACTACTACAGCAAGACCGTGTTCGAGTGGGTCACCGACAAGCTCGGCGCCCAGGGCACCGTCTGCGCCGGTGGCCGTTATGACGGCCTGGTCGAGCAGATGGGCGGCAAGCCCACCCCGGGCGTCGGTTTTGCCATGGGCATCGAGCGTCTGATCCTGCTGCTGGAGACCCTGGGCAAGGTGCCCGAGTCGATCAGCCGTACCATCGACGTCTACCTGTGCGCCTTTGGCGAACAGGCGGAGTTGGCCGGCCTGCGCCTGAGCGAAAGCCTGCGCGACCTCCAGCCGAACCTGCGCCTGGCGGTCAATGCCGGTGGCGGCAGCTTCAAGAGCCAGTTCAAGAAGGCCGACAAGAGCGGCGCGCTGTTCGCCCTGATCCTCGGCGACGACGAGCTGGCCAAGCAAGAGATTGGCGTGAAGCCCCTGCGCGGCCAGGGCGAACAACAGAACATTGCCTGGGATGCGCTTGCTGCGCACCTGGAAACCGCGATCGCCCAGGCGTGA
- a CDS encoding tetratricopeptide repeat protein yields the protein MSSTDDEGLAAAKDWWNRNGKPLLTGALLAGVVVMGWQTWHKYQANQSQGASALYQALLETSLTPDGKPDASKVAELSGKLKSEFGGTAYAQYGSLFVAKVAVESGKLDDAASELKSVMDKPADATLSEISRQRLARVLAAQDKAEDALKLLDGDTDKAFLASREELKGDLLVQLGRADDAHGAYEKAKAALSDDAAIGGLQLKLDDLAKGDA from the coding sequence GTGTCGAGTACCGATGATGAAGGCCTGGCAGCGGCCAAGGACTGGTGGAACCGCAACGGCAAGCCACTGCTGACCGGCGCCCTGCTGGCCGGTGTGGTGGTGATGGGCTGGCAGACCTGGCACAAGTACCAGGCCAACCAGTCGCAAGGCGCTTCGGCGCTGTATCAGGCCCTGCTGGAAACTTCGCTGACGCCAGATGGCAAGCCTGACGCGAGCAAGGTGGCGGAGCTTTCCGGCAAGCTCAAGAGCGAGTTCGGCGGCACCGCCTACGCCCAGTACGGCAGCCTGTTCGTCGCCAAGGTGGCGGTCGAGAGCGGCAAGCTGGACGACGCGGCGAGCGAACTCAAAAGCGTGATGGACAAGCCGGCCGACGCCACCCTGAGCGAGATTTCGCGCCAGCGCCTGGCCCGCGTGCTCGCGGCCCAGGACAAGGCCGAGGACGCCCTCAAGCTACTCGACGGCGACACCGACAAGGCCTTCCTGGCCAGCCGTGAAGAACTCAAGGGCGACCTGCTGGTGCAGCTGGGCCGCGCCGACGACGCGCACGGCGCCTACGAAAAAGCCAAGGCCGCGCTGTCCGACGACGCCGCGATCGGTGGCCTGCAACTGAAGCTGGATGACCTGGCCAAAGGGGACGCCTGA
- the bamB gene encoding outer membrane protein assembly factor BamB — MTWPKGTPEVKGWKQAAVLTLAVLAAGCSSNSKKELPPAELTKFTEEVVLKKQWSRSIGDGQGETYNTLVPAIENDRIYASDVNGEVFALNRITGDVVWKKDLELPVSGAVGVGYGLVMLGTLKGEVIALDSSTGEERWRSRVSSEVLAPPANNGDVVVVQTQDDRLVGFDAATGDRRWIYENSPAVLTLRGTGAPVVTNRLAVAGLSTGKVVAVDISNGVPVWESRVAVPQGRSELDRVVDIDGGLLLSGGTLYVSTYQGRVAGLDLESGRVLWQRDASSYVGVAQGFGNVYVSEASGTVQSVDERSSSSLWSNDSMARRQLSAPEVFSSYVAVGDFEGYLHLLSQVDGRFVGRERIDSDGLRARPLVVGDTIYVFGNSGKLEALTIR, encoded by the coding sequence ATGACCTGGCCAAAGGGGACGCCTGAAGTGAAGGGTTGGAAACAAGCAGCAGTGCTCACCCTCGCCGTCCTGGCGGCGGGTTGCAGCAGCAACAGCAAGAAGGAACTGCCCCCGGCCGAGCTGACCAAGTTCACCGAGGAAGTGGTGCTGAAGAAGCAGTGGAGCCGTTCGATCGGTGACGGCCAGGGTGAGACCTACAACACCCTGGTGCCAGCCATCGAGAACGACCGCATCTACGCTTCCGATGTCAACGGCGAGGTCTTCGCGCTGAACCGCATCACCGGTGACGTGGTGTGGAAGAAGGACCTCGAGCTGCCGGTTTCCGGCGCCGTGGGCGTGGGCTATGGCCTGGTCATGCTGGGTACCCTCAAGGGCGAGGTCATTGCCCTGGACTCCAGCACCGGCGAGGAGCGCTGGCGCTCCCGCGTCTCCAGTGAAGTGCTGGCTCCGCCCGCCAACAATGGCGATGTGGTGGTGGTGCAGACCCAGGACGACCGCCTGGTCGGCTTCGACGCCGCCACGGGCGACCGTCGCTGGATCTACGAGAACAGCCCGGCCGTGCTGACCCTGCGCGGTACCGGCGCGCCGGTGGTGACCAACCGCCTGGCCGTTGCCGGCCTCTCAACCGGCAAGGTGGTGGCGGTCGACATCAGCAACGGCGTTCCAGTGTGGGAAAGCCGCGTGGCCGTTCCGCAGGGCCGTTCCGAGCTGGACCGCGTGGTGGACATCGACGGCGGCCTGCTGCTGTCCGGTGGCACCCTGTACGTCAGCACCTACCAGGGCCGCGTCGCCGGCCTGGACCTGGAAAGCGGCCGCGTGCTGTGGCAACGCGATGCTTCCAGCTACGTGGGTGTCGCCCAGGGCTTCGGCAACGTCTACGTGAGCGAAGCGTCGGGCACCGTGCAGAGCGTCGACGAGCGTTCCTCCAGCTCGCTGTGGAGCAACGACTCCATGGCCCGTCGTCAGTTGTCGGCGCCGGAAGTGTTCTCCAGCTATGTGGCTGTCGGTGACTTCGAAGGTTACCTGCACCTGCTCAGCCAGGTCGATGGCCGTTTCGTCGGCCGTGAGCGTATCGACAGCGATGGCCTGCGCGCCCGCCCACTCGTGGTCGGCGACACCATCTACGTCTTTGGCAACAGCGGCAAGCTCGAGGCACTGACCATCCGCTGA
- the der gene encoding ribosome biogenesis GTPase Der: MVPVIALVGRPNVGKSTMFNRLTKTRDAIVGDLSGLTRDRQYGDASWQGRSFILIDTGGITGDEVGMDEKMAEQSLMAIEEADYVLFLVDARAGMTAADQMIADHLRKRNKSAVLVANKIDNIDPDIARAEFSPLGMGNAIPVAGSQGRGINALMESVLGHIPRDAEEEALDQDVAEGEEAVRIPGPSEKDGIKIAIIGRPNVGKSTLVNRMLGEERVVVYDEPGTTRDSIYIPFERDGEKYTFIDTAGVRKRGKIHEEVEKFSVVKTLQAIKDANVVIFVMDAREGVVDHDLNLLGFALDAGRAIVIALNKWDGMEPGERDYVKTELERRLFFVDFCDIHFISALHGTGVGHLYKSVQAAFKSAVTRWPTSRLTQILEDAISEHQPPLVNGRRIKLRYAHLGGANPPLIVIHGNQTEKVPKSYSRYLENTYRRVLKLVGTPIRIEYKGGENPYEGNKNTLTDRQVNKKRRLMSHHKKAEKKRRDKR; this comes from the coding sequence ATGGTTCCCGTAATCGCCCTGGTGGGCCGCCCCAACGTCGGCAAATCCACCATGTTCAACCGCCTGACCAAGACCCGCGATGCCATCGTCGGTGACCTGTCGGGCCTGACCCGTGACCGCCAGTATGGTGATGCCAGCTGGCAGGGTCGCTCGTTCATCCTGATCGACACCGGTGGTATCACCGGCGACGAAGTAGGCATGGACGAGAAGATGGCCGAGCAGTCGCTGATGGCCATCGAGGAAGCCGACTACGTCTTGTTCCTGGTCGACGCCCGTGCCGGCATGACCGCCGCCGACCAGATGATTGCCGACCACCTGCGCAAGCGGAACAAGTCGGCTGTGCTGGTGGCGAACAAGATCGACAACATCGACCCCGACATCGCCCGCGCCGAGTTCTCGCCGCTGGGCATGGGCAACGCCATCCCGGTGGCCGGCTCCCAGGGCCGTGGTATCAACGCCCTGATGGAGTCGGTGCTCGGCCACATTCCGCGTGACGCCGAAGAAGAAGCCCTCGACCAGGACGTCGCCGAAGGCGAAGAGGCCGTGCGCATTCCCGGCCCGAGCGAAAAGGACGGTATCAAGATTGCCATCATCGGCCGCCCGAACGTGGGCAAGTCGACGCTGGTCAACCGCATGCTTGGTGAAGAGCGTGTGGTGGTGTACGACGAACCTGGCACCACCCGCGACAGTATCTACATCCCGTTCGAGCGCGATGGCGAGAAGTACACCTTCATCGACACCGCCGGCGTGCGCAAGCGCGGCAAGATCCACGAGGAAGTCGAAAAGTTCTCGGTGGTGAAGACCCTGCAGGCGATCAAGGACGCCAACGTGGTGATCTTCGTCATGGACGCTCGCGAAGGCGTGGTCGACCACGACCTCAACCTGCTGGGCTTTGCCCTCGACGCAGGCCGGGCAATCGTCATCGCACTGAACAAGTGGGACGGCATGGAGCCGGGCGAGCGCGACTATGTGAAAACCGAGCTTGAGCGCCGGCTGTTCTTCGTCGACTTCTGCGACATCCACTTCATCTCCGCCTTGCACGGCACCGGCGTTGGCCACCTGTACAAGTCGGTGCAGGCCGCGTTCAAGTCGGCGGTTACCCGCTGGCCGACCAGCCGCCTGACGCAGATCCTCGAAGACGCCATCAGCGAGCACCAACCGCCGCTGGTCAACGGCCGCCGCATCAAGCTGCGCTATGCCCACCTTGGTGGCGCCAACCCGCCGCTGATCGTGATCCACGGCAACCAGACCGAGAAGGTGCCCAAGTCCTACTCGCGTTACCTGGAGAACACCTACCGCCGCGTGCTCAAGCTGGTCGGCACGCCGATCCGCATCGAGTACAAGGGCGGTGAGAACCCGTACGAGGGCAACAAGAACACCCTCACCGATCGCCAGGTCAACAAGAAGCGCCGCCTGATGTCGCACCACAAGAAGGCCGAGAAGAAGCGCCGCGACAAGCGCTGA
- a CDS encoding pyridoxal phosphate-dependent aminotransferase yields the protein MIRSKLPNVGTTIFTTMSQLAMQTGALNLSQGFPDFNGPPALLDAVGRHVAAGHNQYSPMTGLPALRQQVAAKIARLYGVAVDADQEVTITPGATEAIFCAIQAVIHPGDEVIVFDPSYDSYEPSVELAGGRCVHVPLRDGSFSIDWQKFSDALSPRTRMVILNSPHNPSGALISRDDLDQLAALIGDRDIYLVSDEVYEHLIYDGVRHASVLAHAQLYSKAFVISSFGKTYHVTGWKTGYVVAPPALSAELRKVHQYVNFCGVTPLQCALADFMAEHPEHIDELPGFYQAKRDLFCDLLQGSRFSFTRTPGTYFQLVDYSQIRPDLNDVDMALWLTQEHGVASIPVSVFYQQPIPEQRLVRLCFAKREETLRQAAERLCAI from the coding sequence ATGATCCGCAGCAAACTGCCGAACGTCGGCACGACCATCTTTACCACCATGTCGCAACTGGCCATGCAGACCGGTGCGCTCAACCTGTCCCAGGGCTTCCCTGACTTCAACGGCCCCCCGGCCTTGCTCGATGCCGTTGGCCGCCATGTGGCAGCCGGGCATAACCAGTATTCGCCGATGACCGGCCTGCCAGCCCTGCGCCAGCAGGTTGCAGCCAAGATCGCCCGGCTGTATGGCGTGGCAGTGGATGCCGACCAGGAAGTGACCATCACCCCGGGCGCCACAGAGGCGATCTTCTGCGCGATCCAGGCGGTGATCCATCCCGGTGACGAGGTGATCGTCTTCGACCCCAGCTACGACAGCTACGAGCCGTCGGTGGAGCTGGCCGGTGGCCGCTGCGTGCATGTGCCGCTGCGCGACGGCAGCTTCAGCATCGACTGGCAGAAGTTCAGCGACGCCCTGAGCCCGCGCACGCGCATGGTCATCCTCAATTCGCCGCACAACCCAAGCGGCGCCTTGATCAGCCGCGACGACCTGGACCAGTTGGCTGCGTTGATCGGCGACCGCGATATCTACCTGGTCAGCGACGAAGTCTACGAGCACCTGATTTACGACGGCGTGCGCCACGCCAGCGTGCTGGCCCACGCGCAGCTGTACAGCAAAGCCTTCGTCATCAGCTCGTTTGGCAAGACCTATCACGTCACCGGCTGGAAAACCGGCTACGTGGTCGCGCCACCGGCGCTCAGCGCCGAATTGCGCAAGGTGCACCAGTACGTCAACTTCTGTGGCGTCACGCCCTTGCAGTGCGCCCTGGCCGACTTCATGGCCGAGCACCCTGAGCATATCGACGAACTGCCGGGCTTCTACCAGGCCAAGCGCGACCTGTTCTGCGACCTGCTGCAAGGCTCGCGCTTCAGCTTCACCCGTACCCCAGGCACCTATTTCCAACTGGTGGACTACTCGCAGATCCGCCCCGACCTGAACGACGTCGACATGGCTCTGTGGCTGACCCAGGAGCATGGCGTGGCCAGCATTCCGGTGTCGGTGTTCTACCAGCAACCCATCCCCGAGCAACGCCTGGTACGCCTGTGCTTTGCCAAACGCGAGGAGACGCTGCGCCAGGCAGCGGAAAGACTATGCGCGATCTGA